The following coding sequences lie in one Myxococcus xanthus genomic window:
- a CDS encoding protein kinase domain-containing protein: MGEVYLGEQVSLGRKVAIKVLHHDLHAQAGMAERFKREARLLSAVEHPAVVRIVDFGESGDHACLVMEFVEGESLYDVLTPGPMPPGRGLPLLQQLAEGLAAIHDKGIIHRDLKPENVFIAKSARGEQARLLDFGIARLVEPDASSSVSQVGVVLGTPEYLSPEQAVGAKVDTRSDLYSFGVLTYRVLSGRLPFDGPLPRNFLSQHASAAPLPLDRAAPTLSRYVGLLSLVMRLLEKDASKRPQSAHELADALAAAHSALSAFTPGLGTPTYVPQPGSGAAPSSGTSVFGTGSATGSSSGPTGTAAFAGVAPAPQASSGTAAFGVASSGGSASGALPVASPRTGTSSFGLKSSGGVAAVTGGNASVVKPQNLTVMLTDIQGFTERTSRQTHEENARMLETHDKLLMPLVKEHDGRLVQKRGDALLVVFRSPTAGVLCGMAMQDRLWRHNQTVPEVDRLNVRVCLHAGEVLATPDSVLGEPMEVIEAVEHVASAGEVTFTEAVNLARNRAEVTAEPCGAITLPGRDEQLQLYRCQRAAEGPPFGDRFASQGSRGNALAPLLAKLQAVKLPTGMGELLRQRPREAALVAGAVVLLGAGAAWLGQRNDAGTRAFALLEDGKLDEALALMDSATDEEKELPSLRRARAAAHHAKGHHISERTALSHLKEEELEDVEPLILDGLAEDYGKEPLTVVGNALTRLPKDRLRAHYEDLAAEAYSLRQWGALRYLEFAKAADGVNLVRAYSEALNSPDCSIRTQAANRLAGLGDADAIPALERVTSLPKAKGLLGSKDCGHEAAATAIKSLKQKSD; the protein is encoded by the coding sequence ATGGGTGAGGTCTACCTTGGCGAACAGGTCTCCCTGGGCCGCAAGGTGGCCATCAAGGTCCTGCACCATGACCTCCACGCCCAGGCAGGCATGGCGGAGCGCTTCAAGCGCGAGGCACGCCTCCTCTCCGCCGTGGAGCACCCCGCCGTGGTGCGCATCGTCGACTTCGGTGAGTCCGGCGACCACGCGTGCCTCGTCATGGAGTTCGTCGAAGGTGAGAGCCTGTATGACGTGCTCACGCCGGGCCCCATGCCCCCGGGCCGCGGGCTGCCGCTGCTCCAGCAGCTGGCGGAGGGCCTGGCCGCCATCCACGACAAGGGCATCATCCACCGCGACCTGAAGCCGGAGAACGTCTTCATCGCCAAGAGCGCCCGGGGCGAGCAGGCCCGGCTGCTGGACTTCGGCATCGCGCGGCTCGTGGAACCGGACGCCTCCAGCAGCGTCAGCCAGGTGGGTGTGGTGCTGGGCACGCCGGAGTACCTGTCGCCGGAGCAGGCCGTGGGCGCGAAGGTGGACACGCGCAGCGACCTGTACTCGTTCGGCGTGCTGACCTACCGCGTGCTGTCCGGGCGGCTCCCCTTCGACGGGCCCCTGCCGCGAAACTTCCTGTCGCAGCACGCCTCCGCCGCGCCGCTGCCGCTGGACCGCGCGGCTCCCACCCTGTCGCGCTATGTGGGCCTGCTGTCGCTGGTGATGCGCCTGCTGGAGAAGGACGCGAGCAAGCGTCCCCAGAGCGCGCACGAACTGGCCGACGCGTTGGCAGCGGCGCACTCCGCCCTCTCCGCCTTCACGCCCGGCCTGGGCACCCCCACCTACGTCCCACAGCCGGGAAGTGGCGCCGCGCCCTCCTCGGGCACGTCGGTGTTCGGCACCGGGAGTGCCACGGGGAGCAGCTCGGGTCCCACGGGCACGGCGGCCTTCGCGGGAGTCGCTCCAGCGCCGCAGGCGAGCAGTGGTACCGCCGCGTTCGGCGTGGCCTCCAGCGGCGGCTCGGCCTCGGGCGCCCTGCCGGTGGCCTCCCCGCGCACGGGGACGTCGTCCTTCGGACTGAAGTCCTCCGGCGGCGTGGCCGCGGTGACGGGCGGCAACGCGTCGGTGGTGAAGCCACAGAACCTCACGGTGATGCTCACCGACATCCAGGGCTTCACCGAGCGCACCAGCCGGCAGACGCACGAAGAGAACGCGCGGATGCTGGAGACGCACGACAAGCTGCTGATGCCCCTGGTGAAGGAGCACGACGGGCGGCTGGTCCAGAAGCGCGGGGACGCGTTGCTGGTGGTGTTCCGCTCCCCCACCGCGGGCGTGCTGTGCGGCATGGCCATGCAGGACCGGCTGTGGCGCCACAACCAGACGGTGCCGGAAGTGGACCGCCTCAACGTGCGCGTCTGCCTGCACGCGGGCGAGGTGCTCGCCACGCCGGACTCCGTGCTGGGCGAGCCCATGGAGGTCATCGAAGCCGTGGAGCATGTCGCCAGCGCGGGTGAGGTCACCTTCACCGAAGCGGTGAACCTGGCGCGCAACCGCGCGGAGGTCACCGCCGAGCCCTGCGGCGCCATCACCCTCCCCGGCCGCGACGAGCAACTCCAGCTCTACCGCTGCCAGCGCGCCGCGGAGGGCCCGCCCTTTGGAGACCGCTTCGCCTCGCAAGGCAGCCGGGGCAACGCGCTCGCGCCCCTGCTGGCGAAACTCCAGGCCGTGAAGCTGCCTACCGGCATGGGGGAGCTGCTGCGTCAGCGGCCGCGCGAGGCGGCGCTGGTCGCCGGCGCGGTGGTGCTCCTGGGCGCTGGCGCCGCGTGGCTGGGCCAGCGCAACGACGCCGGCACCCGGGCCTTCGCGCTGCTGGAGGATGGGAAGCTGGACGAAGCCCTGGCGCTGATGGACAGCGCCACCGACGAGGAGAAGGAACTGCCCTCGCTGAGGCGCGCACGCGCGGCGGCGCACCATGCCAAGGGGCACCACATCAGCGAACGGACCGCGCTCAGCCACCTGAAGGAGGAGGAGCTCGAGGACGTGGAGCCGCTCATCCTCGACGGCCTGGCGGAGGACTACGGCAAGGAGCCGCTCACTGTCGTGGGGAATGCCCTGACCCGGCTTCCGAAGGACCGCTTGCGCGCCCACTACGAGGACCTGGCCGCGGAGGCGTACTCCCTGCGCCAGTGGGGCGCGCTGCGCTACCTGGAGTTCGCGAAGGCCGCGGACGGGGTGAACCTGGTTCGCGCCTATAGCGAGGCGCTGAACTCCCCGGACTGCAGCATCCGCACCCAGGCCGCCAACCGTCTCGCGGGCCTGGGTGACGCGGATGCCATCCCCGCGCTGGAGCGCGTCACCTCACTCCCCAAGGCGAAGGGCCTCCTGGGCAGCAAGGACTGCGGCCACGAAGCAGCGGCGACCGCCATCAAGTCACTCAAGCAGAAGAGCGACTGA
- a CDS encoding CHAP domain-containing protein, translating to MRPLMSLRLPLLAVFPLSVLVGCATVKPRPSEPVATTEAVTVAAPGGLAELVPVPVTAVELGTAEVAPTVVATQWVSAGVLEATLRAAEQVTGPASTTGRFWDVVLAPTQMSRSIVQRSLQLVGMRSLRRVSRGVPDDCSGFVRLAYRSAGIDLVAHGFRAGENAVSAIFRRAVDVGSVHHQPPRPGDLVFFRETYDRNRDGRRNDGMTHIGVVEAVDAHGTVTFIHRGGKGVARGRLNLSFPSRHQLEQGGPVVNDYIRPAAKGSRAYLAGELFAAFASPEGL from the coding sequence ATGCGGCCCCTCATGTCGCTCCGCCTTCCACTCCTTGCCGTCTTCCCCCTCAGCGTGCTCGTGGGGTGTGCCACCGTGAAGCCGCGCCCCTCGGAGCCCGTCGCCACGACGGAGGCGGTGACGGTGGCCGCGCCAGGAGGCCTCGCGGAGCTGGTGCCGGTGCCAGTCACGGCGGTGGAGCTGGGGACCGCCGAAGTGGCGCCCACCGTGGTGGCGACGCAGTGGGTGAGCGCGGGCGTGTTGGAGGCCACGCTGCGGGCGGCCGAGCAGGTGACGGGGCCCGCCAGCACCACCGGCCGGTTCTGGGACGTGGTGCTCGCGCCCACGCAGATGTCGCGCTCCATCGTCCAGCGCTCCCTCCAACTCGTGGGCATGCGCAGCCTGCGCCGAGTCAGCCGCGGCGTTCCGGATGACTGCTCCGGCTTCGTGCGCCTGGCGTACCGCTCCGCCGGCATCGACCTGGTGGCGCACGGCTTCCGCGCGGGAGAGAACGCCGTCTCCGCCATCTTCCGCCGTGCGGTGGATGTCGGCTCTGTCCACCACCAGCCGCCGCGTCCCGGAGACCTCGTCTTCTTCCGTGAGACGTATGACCGCAACCGCGATGGCCGCCGCAACGACGGCATGACACACATTGGTGTGGTGGAGGCCGTGGATGCCCATGGCACCGTCACCTTCATCCACCGGGGCGGCAAGGGCGTCGCGCGAGGCCGGCTGAACCTGTCATTCCCCTCGAGGCACCAGCTGGAGCAGGGCGGGCCCGTGGTCAACGACTACATCCGTCCCGCCGCGAAGGGCTCGCGGGCCTATCTCGCCGGTGAGCTGTTCGCGGCCTTCGCGTCGCCTGAAGGGCTGTAA
- a CDS encoding GNAT family N-acetyltransferase: protein MSTEELTLRRIESRDDAAVAGIIRTVMPEFGADGPGFAIHDPEVSAMTAAYARPRHTYFVVERAGRVIGGGGIAPLEGGDPGVCELRKMYFLPEARGLGQGERLLRRCLAFAREAGFQRCYLETLAGMQQAQKLYRRMGFEPLCAPMGSTGHFGCDHWYARDLSKPLD, encoded by the coding sequence ATGAGCACGGAAGAGCTGACGCTGCGACGCATCGAATCGAGGGATGACGCGGCGGTGGCCGGCATCATCCGGACGGTGATGCCGGAGTTCGGCGCGGACGGCCCTGGCTTCGCCATCCACGATCCCGAGGTGTCAGCGATGACCGCCGCCTACGCCCGGCCCCGGCACACCTACTTCGTCGTGGAGCGGGCGGGGCGTGTCATCGGCGGTGGTGGAATCGCCCCACTTGAAGGAGGAGACCCGGGCGTCTGCGAGCTGCGGAAGATGTACTTCCTCCCCGAAGCCCGAGGCCTCGGCCAGGGCGAGCGCCTGCTCCGACGCTGCCTGGCATTCGCACGTGAAGCGGGCTTCCAGCGCTGCTACCTGGAGACGCTGGCGGGAATGCAGCAGGCCCAGAAGCTCTACCGCCGCATGGGCTTCGAACCGCTGTGCGCGCCCATGGGCAGCACGGGCCACTTCGGCTGCGATCACTGGTACGCCCGGGATTTGTCAAAGCCGCTCGACTGA